TTTCTCTTAGAAGACTGACATATACACTGAATACGAACCATAAAGAATAAAACTTGAGAGCTATACGTAAGATGAAAGTAAGTTATTTCGAAAATCGAACACAGAGAACGGATCATCGCCTGAAAGAGTACTGCCTGTTATGCAGCTGTGTCCGAAAGAAATGCGAAATTGAAGAATGGTAGCTTAGTCTTTCATTGAAATTTATGACATTATCACCGACATACTGCTATAAAGACGTGAGCTTCAATTTTTGACGTCACTAATGCAGCAGTTCTATTCTGAAGCGAGGCTGAAATTCCTTTGGAAGTTTAATTACTGGTCGATAACGTGCTGTGATGCATCGCTCCTTTTCATTGCATACACGAAGATAGCTAACAGCCTTGCTCGTAACATTGACTTGAATTCGTCATTTCACATAGTCAAGATTCCAAAAAATGTAGATTGAAACAAGAGTGTAACATGCAGATTTCGAGAATGAAAGGTGGTCAGTTAAATATCCTCACTGCAGTTATTCAGTTTTAGAGTTGTGGTTTTCTATAAATCTAGATCTGTTTAACAAGAAACGTTTACTGCTCCAGAAACTTGTTGTAGGGAGCAAAAGTATTCTTGAGCAGCGCAAGCAAGTTGGTTCAAATCGAATGTGCTAGTTGGAGCAAGATACTCACCATTGCCTAAGAAGCAGTAATGATCAATGAAGAGATCCGCATCTGTGTACACGACATTGTACGGTCCACTCAGGAAGGGATACCCTGAAACAAATACCGATTCCTGACTGTGATGCAACAGTACCTGGTAAGCAAGGTAAACAGACCCGTTATTAACTTTATCCTTTCCTAGAACCAAAAAAAGGAATACGGCAAATTTGAAATACCATTTTTTTCATACATATGAGCGCACAGAATGCAGTAACCAATAAATTCGTTCACTTTTATACTCACATATGCCTTTGTAGACTTTGTCTAATCGGTTCCCGTTGAAAGTGGCTTTAGCCGACAAGGGGAAACTGCAAGAAAACGAAGAGTGTTAGATTCACAATATCTGTAATTTGTAAACGTTTTGACGTTCGTGCTTTCCAGACTAACCACACAAGCAACTTTCAATACAAGCATTTGTACAAACGTACCCTGAGGGTCCGTTATTCCGATAGACGGAACTGGTATAGTTGTCTGAACAGTGGCATAGTATTTTACATCAATAGCCTTCGCATATAAAAAcgaatttcttaaaaaaattatgtagTTAATAGCTACAAGACTAATACCAAGATGGTTCCTTCATTGTGACCACAATTTTTTGTCTGAGCCTGCAAAAATTcttcacaggttaatgcaagtacAGAACGCAACAGATGTTACCACGCTGCCTACATCCCTAGCTGCCTAGTTAAAGCCATGCGTAATTCTTCGCACAGTTATGCGTACCACTGTGCTTGCTGTGGAGTAACGAACCGTGTGTAGGACTCTCTGATCAGGTGTACCCTCTACTCATCCTCCTTCCTGCACTGCCTTTACTTGATCTGTTTTTCAAGGACTGTCAAAAGAGGCAGCCATTTAGCTAATTTTTAGGGGCTTAAGGAACCCATAATGGAACTTATCTATCAAAAAGATAAGCATTGAAGATAATACCTCTCACATAACTAGCGAAATATTCATAGCTTCCTTGGAAGTGTTGTTCCTCTAGGATCAGTGTAGTGCACACTACATTTAAGCATCCAATTTTATGTTATTTATGATGGGATGCGTTTATTCATCCTTGATTATATCAGTAAGAGTGTTAGATATTATTCGACCGTGGAGGCTCCAGTTAATTTTATCTCTGTCTTCCCGTTTCCTTCTTCCACCGGGGCTCTGACAGGTGCCACGAATTTAGCTTGCAGTTTTGATAGATGAATGCTGGCTCACATTGTTTGGAATTGGCCGGCAGTGGGTTGTgaagttctcagcgggactcaacAGCAGGAGCAGCATTCtcttgaagatggcgaccagttggatcgccgaaatatcgagcgCAGTTGATTTTAGGATTCGGCAGTAAACCCGAATAGACTTTCAACTGAGTTGTACCTTTGCGTTTGTTTTATTGGTGGAAATTTTTGGTGAAAATTCGTGACCGTCCCTGCCCTGGTGTAGATTGTACCCCTGAGACCATTACTTGTTGTGGATTACTAACACTGTAAGCGGTGTTGCACATTCGAATTCAGTGGTTTAATAGTGAAACTTAACTTTAGTCTCGTGTTTAATGAAGTTATTTACTCAGTTTTATTAACTTGGTCCTGAACGGTAAGGTTTTATTCCTGTTCACTGAATTTGAgacttttttgtgttttgtaaGGTTAATCATTTTAGCTTTTAATTATTTGAAGGGGAAATTCCTCTTTTTATGTTAGGCCTATAACTtttcttccgccgttttgcaatagacggcagtagtggaAATTGGGGTGCGGGTGGTTAGTCGTTGGTGTAATACAATAAGCGtatgcatctgtaaacataatgcgaTAAAAATGTTAGTCGATTTGTGAtcgcatcataaggttattctcgattaagtacgtcaacttacgcaCCGGTTCCCGTTTCtggccatttgcgggaagttttaattttctgctttaatatgaagaaatctgcggctatggctcttaaaatgctgggtaagaccaatggcgagcgaactattagtggaagaacgtgcagaaaatgttttcaacgccttgaggacggtgattttgatgtcgaagaccagcATGGCGGtgaaagacagaacgttttcgtagctactgaaacagacgaaaacaatcacaggacatcattatcgaaagcaattgatgggTTCGAGCCCAGCGCTAAAACACAAACGGACACAAACAGCGATAGGCACGTAaatgtaattttgcagcaggtcattgCTCTACCCCATGGcccaaaacccgtcaaaatatacatggaaacgttgaaatgagaaatcCTATCCCTCCCGCCATATTCCCCATACGCtgctctctgactaccacctttttcgatcagtggcatatgGCAGATGGGAGGATATAGTGGCCAGAGATGGGCAATactataaatcttttttttttttgtagtttttcacAATAAAACCCCGAACTTAGAGAGAAAAcgtcggaagcaaagttgtagacctggtACTTGTGTCTTGAAACTATGTTCTAGATGGCTGTTAGGCCTGAGGACCGATTCAAAGAAATACTGTTTGGAATACCTGGATATTAAGTATTTCCTTGGAGGGGTAAGCTTGATCGTTTATTTGTTCTCTCTGCTTGATTCAAGTAGGCACCTGACAGTGTAATTTTGCTCTTAAGTTTACGTAAATTGTTTTGGGAGACATTAGTTATCACATTTTTATAGTCCCTTGCCACTGACGTAAGACCCGTCCGCTTTAGGCAGATTTTTGGGGTTGATATTTACTACCTTATTTTATGATGGATTTTTTTTGAACTTGTAGTCGTGATCGCTTAACAAGGTGGCGAATGTTGTTCATGTGGTTCGTATTTCCGTAACCTGTATCCCACCTTTGTGTTGTTTGTTAGCAGCGCTTCTTAGCCTTGTCAAGCGCGAACCCAACGATTCTGCGGCTGCCAGCCACGAGGTTCTGTTGCTATTGTGCTCCTGCACGTGCCTTCCCGCTGTGTTTGACACGTGTCCGCTGTTTCTACAGTGGATCTATTCACCTTGGCGGCTTGCTTCCTTTACGTTAAGCTTCGCTTTTCGCTTCTTAAGGATCTGATTTACTTCCTTTAACTTATAAATATTCTGCCAAAAGGCCTATATGTAAGCGATGTTGCAATTAAAATCTGAGTTAGTTCCTTTGCCTGTCCATGTATTCGGGTATTTACTTGGTGTGCTGAGAAAAGGTTTAATATAATTTCAGTTCTAAttgccatctccttagattcctacTTTTAATTATAGCTCCCTATTCTTTGCTTGAGTTTAATTTACCAGTGTATCCGTTCTATGGAGGTAAGAAAATTTGTCAGATCTTCCATGGAAGGATGTTTATTCTGAATTACCATTTCTTAAAGTAGTGACGGTGACGGTTTAAGAAGACTGTACAAGAGCTATCGTTTACGCGCTTATTGTTTAAGAGAGGTTTGTTAggatttccttttttatttcttgttgGCACTGATTCCTTGAGGTAGCAAGAATTGAAAGTTTAGTTATGTCAATCTATGGTTAAATTTTAAAATGGTTTGTTTTCATTTAACAACTTCTTATGTTCAGAGATATTTGGTTCTTacagtattttatttcttactatCATGTGCATTGTAAATGTGATCATTCAAAGGACAAATGATGTAAGAATTGTGGACCCAACCATCCATATGACACTTTTCCTATCCCAACCCGTATCTTGAGGTTTAGATTATTTCATATTTCATTCCACAGACCAAATACATATTAATCAGTGCATAAACTAGAAGTTACTTGGCTTACCCGGGATATCACTGGGTTCTTCTGTTTAGCgaataatttaatgaaataaaaagtcATTTCTTGAGCACGAACTTCCCACATTCATGcatgttttaatttttcttagATACACAAATCATTTCAATAACTTAAATTTCCTGTTCTCGACATTTGTGTGGTTTGTCACCAGTGGATATGTCACCTTTATCTGTGTCTTTTCGAATGATATCTCGTGTATTATTTCCTGTCTGGTTTTTTGTTGGTTTATTCCTTGACTTCTAGCACCTTATATGTTATTAGCGTGTATTGCTAACACGTCTCGTAGTCCTaagcaatttaaattaaattacccTTTTGTTAATTTCAGTTTGTATTTTCTTTCGATTTTCCCTGTATCAATATCTTATGAACTTTCCCACAGAACAGTTGAAGATTGTTACCCTAAATACTGCAATTTTTTATTGTATGAGCAACCCTGGCAGTGAGTTCTCATCAAGGAGATAGGGGCAGAGCGGTTAGCCGGGTAGACTTACAGGGGTAACTTGCTGAAGTTGCCATTCAGGTACATCTCCGTGTCGCTGTCACCAGGCGACTGCTCGTAGGTAATGCAGCCGATCCATGACAGGATGGGAACCTGGTACTGGTATTGCTGGTACCAAGATTTCTCCGCCTGCGCAAACAAATAAATTGCTGgttatacacatttaaaaaaaaaattgtttaactgGAAAAAAATAAATTGGCAAAACTGTTCAAGAGTTCTCACTACCGATACACTGAGATAAATTATTACGTGAACGGCACTGGTGCAGTAGGATTTTAAATTTATTGAGAAGTAGCACAGAGCAGGACAGCACTCGGTATTCTGGGATAGTATGTAGACAGCCTGGATGCCTAACTTTGTCGACTGGGGTCGAGGTATGATTGCCAAAGTAAAGGCACAACGCAGAGGCGAGTAACCAGGTGTTACAATGCTATTCCTTACTTTATTCATTGTTATAATAATTTGTGAGCAAAGTTTCGGCACCCTCACGGATAATCCAAGTAAGTACACCTAGATTTTCTCTAGTGAACTCGATGAAATAAGATGACATTTACGATCATAAGTTGCTGAAGCAACATGGAGGGTTTGCTCATTAGGCTTCATGGTATGCCCTGAAATGCTGATCAGTGAGCGACAGTTCCTTTTTTCATGCGTGTGCCAAGTCTGGCTCTAAACGCTGCAACTGTCCCACGCTTAAACGTCACCCTTGGCTAACCGCTCCTCACACCTCTGTGTTTAACGCAACCAGTCAGTCTATCGATACCTAAAATTCTGTATTCGACATCATTATAGTTGGTTTTTTAGTCACAGTCTCCACGCACGAACACCACATCTAAGGGCCCTGTTTTTATCATTCACGTGAGGTCTGCATTATATGTGCTACTTCCGGCTGAAATTTATTCTCCCTCTCCACACAGACCTCTCCCTAGGAGAGCTACAGGTCTCCGGAGCCTAAGGTCTTTTTTCTTCATAGCTTTTGGGGATAGTGCTTCTCACTCACGTAGGTAATCAGTACCTCTAAGCTGAGTGCGCCCAATTGTAGGCCTGCCGATGAGGAGCACTTGTGGGAGCAGGCAGCAGCTTCTCTGTATGGTGATCAGACAAGCTGACTGCAAACTATAGGTTGTCCATGtatagtcttagacataaaaactgaccgccggccggccgccacagagactaagtacGAGTCGtacacttaaggtggccaatagaaCCGACCacccctgacaacgctaagtccggccatctgcacgatctggcaacacttctagatgcggaagtgtcaggaggaagtgttgtctacttccgagacgtgcTTGTGTTGGGTGAGCCGGTGGTCTAGAGGTAATCGTCGCGATTTCTAAACTTACAGTCGCGTGTTGGCGTCAAACTGTATTTCtatttttaaccacatttcggccCTCATCTAAAGCTATGAGTCCAGCAGTAACAAGCACCTCCAGAAACAATTCTGCAAGACAGCTCGTGGCTATGTCGCGATCAGAACAGTTTACGCTCGAGAGTTTCCTCGACCTGCAGCGGCTAccgaccaccggccagacgccaccctcCACCTGAAATCccgcgccgcccaggtgaacgcagcgcgacgctgtcagtgtatgtatcaactgtcattttcggattcgaagttctagttatcatcttgcagttaagcattggattttgcatatttGAAAATCATGAACAACAGTTAAACGTTGTAAAATTGAGTCTCAAGTGgagaaaggtgtaacatctgcaacacaatttttatttttggtataaCGGAGGGGTTAATGCAGacgaggcagctagaaagatttgaactgtgtgtggagcgagtgcttttgggaaaaatgcgccagtaaaagatattcttgtttcaacaaagatcgttctggcgtgaatgattttccacattatggaagtctcgaatactgatatatgtgacggatcaccatttaaccatcatgcgacatttgcgttcatcaggcaaagttcagaagtctggtgtaggagtactgcgtgctctaattcgaaacaacaaaaatcaacggagtgactattatttaacgtcatcaggtcgctcattgagcattcctatgcagtactgttactggtgaggagttatgatgcctttatcgttaacttcctaagaagaaatgaaaggctgagccccaccaaaagacgtaaacccgagcaaagagtagtgtgaatataatattttacatctgatagctccaaaagtgttttgcgctacgaattctgccccaaggtatgtgcatcacagctggaatttgttgccaacaactgagacacctttcggtcgcagtgtaagaaaatcgaacgACAAAATTACATCACATGTGATAAGTTACTCtgatgatttgagaaacaaaactgtccaggagACTGATAGGAAATTTATCTCTTAGGCACTTGTGTTGATAGGGaggtcctctctcaagcacttgtccctctcatcATATACTCGCAAAATTTACCTTTACCACTATTGATCGATGAACCGTAAAGGCAATCCATTTCTAGAAGAAAATACTCtacaaactacactggtttaatgacgtcATTAGAACCACTAGGTTTCTACGGatgtagaatttgtaaactactttagcattgtcagattgttttagatatcgtgacaGAAAATcgtgctgctgattaatttctctttgatgattactgttgcgttcagtaaactaatgaaaaacgcaattaaaatattcactgtactaatacaaattaaattcagtctactacagaaacatcacgacggcagcctattttaacacgaattagtaggatattaccgacttttgacttcgcaaatatctgtatttacttcatgtcctgtatcattcgcaagtattatgaaaatgtggcaattcatagataaaattatttattcacaacaacaaaaagtatttcggaagaaaacaaaagtgacatgaattttgcagtaccgtaaggttttcgctctaaaGCTAAGGGGTACTAAAAGTAGCAaaacgaattttgctcgagcgttgtcttacgattctcttattgagtttgtatctgcctgcttgtagctctgctacaaaagaataaaaaatctggctttcagcgagtttcgaaaggcgaacgaaagcagcttgcacttgGTAGCCATGCATGTTACATGGGAACTGTTTTTTTCCTGATGTGTgtagacatcattttgaggttgaattgCTGGCAAAAGTCAGTCAGACGTGTGTCGTTGGTGTaagtgtttcggtgtgttgaatttgtgccAATGGTTTATCTATAgattttttctgtcccaaatagagagctgAGGAGTCCCATTAGTATCTACACGTCGTCTTGATGAATTCTGCTGATGGTTTTTCCGAGTGTGTGCcagaatttttcaacattttcggtgttttcttattttctgtgttggtgggggcatgtgcattgataagtGTGTATTTTTTATCGggactctgaatgagcatagtcataagtcgattgttgatgggtgtgatttctttgacagagttgatagtagatctgtgttcgagaaatgccatgccgaagattggtgcgccTTTCGGATTTCAGGCGGCGGCTGGTGCCGGGtggctgttatgatcgcgacgcagccacgagctgtcctgcggaattgttccTGGATGtgcttgttattgctggtgggtagaatgcgAAGAGAactatcttcgatgttcaatcagactcatagctTTAGATGAGggccgaaatgtggttaaaaataaaaatacactttgACGCGAACACGCGACTGTAAGTTTAGAATTTGCGACGATTACctctagaccacgggctcacccaCAGAActacgtctcggaagtagacaacacttcctcctgacacttctgcatctagaagtgttgccagatcgtgcagatggccggacttagcgttgtcatgggcggtcggttttattggccccCTTAaggaacgactcggacttagtctctgtggcggccggccgacgGTCAGTTTTTATGTGTAAGACTGTTCATAAACACACTGCGCAAAAGTTTTGAAGGTTCACTTTTTTGAAATCTCATAATTGAACCCCCAATGCAACGCAGAATTCAGAAATTAGGCTCAAAGGTGCTTACAACCTCCTTTCGGTCCCTTCCATTGATCAAAAACTTGGCACCCTGCGACTTCCATCCTCGCGCTCGGCGAAACTTCAAACAGCAGGGTATTGAAACATGCAAAAAGAAGACCAGAGCTCATAAGTGCATGTGAGGCGTAAGTCACATTGGAGGCCCGTTTTAGCACATTTCTCCCCATTTCCACCGTGGACTTGTCACACGACGTCCCTTAGAAATACGAGGGTTGCTCGGaaggtaaggaacgatcggtcgcgaaatggaaaccatagtgaaaatcacaactgttttctttgcacatttagctgcaccttccaggcacttctccacatagtcgccgctccgacttagacatttgtcgcagcgttataccaaatttccaacatcgTAATAGAAGACAGCCGCCCGtgctttccaataattctctacgctggtctatagcgcgtagcctgcgtccAAGTATTGTCTTCgaatccagcgtttcatgtgaacagagatgatactcaggacgaccCAATTAGGGCTGTGTaatgggtgatcgaacacttcccatggaaaaggctgcaggagcgtcttcactgcccctgcagagtgcggctgaaaattgccatgaagaaggaactgcgtggcagctgtgttaggtgggctgcattcattaaggcgaagcttcTCAGAGGACGTTCCTGCTTGGTGGGAGACATTATTGTTTTAGGCACCTTTACTcgttcacagtgcgctcacaactgaaaagagcgtcttgatgtgatcgtctggcatactagagacactgcccaaaacgtctgtgaaaagcctcgtcggattttcaaagtggttcccttttcgcgaccgatcgttcctcactttccgaatagccctcgtatacgtAATACCTTTTCTTGAGGTAAGAACCTCTGCGGTGGAGGTAAGAACCGCGCTTTCCAGTCTTGAAATCTCAGGCTTTTCGTAAcggtggctgaggaaaacatttcagacacaccgccgttcaGAATGGATAAGGAAATTCCTCAAAAGCTAGCACAAAGGGCGTTAGTGTAACGACCTGCTTCCTTGGGGAATTCGTTTGCACACATTTCGCAGTCAAAAGCGACACTTTACACTGCGATGAACCACGGTAGGATACCAGCCACCAGACTACTCGGCGCTACTCTAAAGACATCGTGGTGCTGTACCCCCAGTTAACGTGACCTGATCCCTTTGGGATACCAGCCACCAGACTACTCGGCGCTACTCTAAAGACATCGTGGTGCTGTACCCCCAGTTAACGTGACCTGATCCCTTTGGGATACCAGCCACCAGACTACTCGGCGCTACTCTAAAGACATCGTGGTGCTATACCCCCAGTTAACGTGACCTGATCCCTTTGGGATACCAGCCACCAGACTACTCGGCGCTACTCTAAAGACATCGTGGTGCTTTACCCCCAGTTAACGTGACCTGATGCCTTTCGAGCGAAGAGTGACAGTATTTTCTTCTCTAGTATACAGTATTTAACCATTTGGGATCGTTCAGAACCATTCTAAGACATCTGAGCGTGAAGTGAATCAGCGAGGGAATTATATGCACTTTAATTCATCCTGCTTCGTGGTCTTATTTAGCATGATCATGGGAGGATAAAAGCACATTGAATGAGCGTAAATTAAAACCCAAAGGGTTCCTCTAAGACTTCCCAATAACTC
This sequence is a window from Schistocerca serialis cubense isolate TAMUIC-IGC-003099 chromosome 7, iqSchSeri2.2, whole genome shotgun sequence. Protein-coding genes within it:
- the LOC126412429 gene encoding uncharacterized protein LOC126412429, which gives rise to MLLWSLLVVLPAFSEASHVFGCSLPPPSTQQFNATTAEKSWYQQYQYQVPILSWIGCITYEQSPGDSDTEMYLNGNFSKLPLFPLSAKATFNGNRLDKVYKGIWYPFLSGPYNVVYTDADLFIDHYCFLGNDVVQVFTNVKNPSAEVLKRMWKVVAESPEVNESKLRRVNC